In Halobacterium noricense, the genomic stretch CCGCACGGTCGCGCTCGTGGAGGTCGGCGGCCTCGTCGGCGGCCTCACCACCGACGACGCCGAGTTCGCCGAGACAGCCTACGACGCCGTCGCCGACGACTGGGAGGCTGCCGAGCAGTTCACGCTCCGCACGCCCGCCATCGACCGCGTCCGGCAGACGCTCGACGAGGACATCAGTTCCGACGTCGAGGCGGACTTCGATAGCGTCCTCGAATCCATGGAGACCGCCCGCGGCGACGGCGACGGCCTCGACGAGGTCACCGTCAGCCTGCTGGTCGCCGCGAAGAACCGCGAACTCCTCTACGACATCAGCAAGTGGGGCGAGGACGTCGGCATCGCGTCGAAAGCGACGTTCTCCCGCACGAAGACGAAGCTCGAAGACCTCGGGCTCATCGACACCGAGAAGGTCCCCATCGACGTCGGCCGGCCGCGCCTCCGCCTGAAGCTCGCCGACGAGCGCCTCGAAGACGCGCCGCCCGCCGAACTGGCGAACGTCGCCCAGTCGGTTCTCTCGTAAGCCCTCCGCCGAATCCCGTACTGTTTTCCCCTCGTCGCCCCACCCCGTAGCTATGCTACTGGAGGAGTCGCCGTGACCGTCGCCGTCGTCGGCGACGGCCCGGCCGTCGAAGCCGTCCGAGACGCGCTCACGGACGTCGACGCCGCTGTCGAAGCCGCGGACGTCGCTGGCGTCGCCGACGCGGAGTTCGCCGTCGTCGTCGGCGTCGCCGGCTCCGGCGGGTTCGGCACTGCGAACGAGCACGCCCGAAGCGGAGACACGCCGCTGCTCACCGTCGAGGTCGGCGGGCTCGGCGGCCGCCCGCTCGCAGCCGTCGATGCGGGCGTCTCCTTGCTCGCTCCGGAGGGGCCGTGTTTCGAATGTTTAGCGGCGCGCGTGACCGCGACAGGCCACGAACCGGCGGAATCGCCGAGCGCCGATCGGAGTGCAGTGCGGCTCGCCGGCGCGCACGCCGGCCGCCTCGCCGTCGACGCGCTCCGCGGGGACGCCGCACCCGGAACTGTCCTCGAACTCCCGCACGCCGAGCGAACGCTCGCACCCGTCCCGAACTGCTCGTGTGCGGACGACGGGCCGAACAGCGACCTCCCGCCAGGCGACGAAGACCGGTCGCTGGACGACGCGCTCGCCGCCGCCGAACCGCTGGTCGACGACCGCGTCGGCGTGCTCTCGGCGGTCGGCGAACGCGAGTCGTTCCCCGCGCCGTACTACCTCGCCGTGGGCACCGACACGTCGCCGTTCAGCGACGCCGAAGCCTCGACGCAATCAGCGGGCGTCGCCGCCGACTGGAACACCGCCTACATGAAGGCCGTCGGCGAGGGCTTCGAGCGCTACGCCGCCGGCGTCTACCGCACTGACGACTTCGAGACTGCGCCCGTCGACCACGAGGATGCAGTGCCACCCGAGCGCTTCGTCCGCCCCGAAGATGCGGGCAGCGAGGTGGACGAAATCGAGTGGGTGCGCGGCCAAAATATCGACTCGAAGGACGCGGCGCTGCTCCCCGCGGACCGCGTCGTCTTCCCGCCACCCGAGGAACGGCCGGGAACGATTACGACCGGCCTCGGCCTCGGCAACTCCGGCGTCGGCGCGGTGCTGTCGGGCCTCTACGAGACCGTCGAACGCGACGCCACGATGCTGTCGTGGTACTCCACGTTCGACCCGCTCGGCCTCCAGGTCGACGACCCCGAGTTCGACGAGCTCGAACGCCGCGCGAGCGCCGAGAACCTCGACGTCACGGCGCTGCTGTGCACGCAGGACGTCGACGTCCCCGTTGTCGCGGTCGCAGTCCACCGCGACGAGTGGCCGCGGTTCGCGCTCGGGTCCGCCGCCGACCTCGACGCCGACGCCGCCGCCCGCGACGCGCTCTGCGAAGCCCTCCAGAACTGGATGGAACTGCGCGCGATGGGCCCCGAGCAAGCCGCGACGGAGGACGGCGCTATCGGCAAGTACGCCGACTTCCCCCGCGACGTCCGCGGCTTCGTCGACCCCGGCACCACCATCCCCGCCAGCGACGTCGGCCCCGACGACCCGCCGGAGGGAACCGACGAACTCGACGCCGTCCTCGACGCGCTCGCGGACGCCGACCTCGACGCCTAC encodes the following:
- the tbsP gene encoding transcriptional regulator TbsP, encoding MSQNLLGTSVDDVARTVLDAEPGELFVVNPAGETVEELVDVANAYEGELPFIRLLGDERTLKDVMDDFIVASNAANLVEADALELRVFDGDARSSMLVTADRTVALVEVGGLVGGLTTDDAEFAETAYDAVADDWEAAEQFTLRTPAIDRVRQTLDEDISSDVEADFDSVLESMETARGDGDGLDEVTVSLLVAAKNRELLYDISKWGEDVGIASKATFSRTKTKLEDLGLIDTEKVPIDVGRPRLRLKLADERLEDAPPAELANVAQSVLS
- a CDS encoding YcaO-like family protein is translated as MTVAVVGDGPAVEAVRDALTDVDAAVEAADVAGVADAEFAVVVGVAGSGGFGTANEHARSGDTPLLTVEVGGLGGRPLAAVDAGVSLLAPEGPCFECLAARVTATGHEPAESPSADRSAVRLAGAHAGRLAVDALRGDAAPGTVLELPHAERTLAPVPNCSCADDGPNSDLPPGDEDRSLDDALAAAEPLVDDRVGVLSAVGERESFPAPYYLAVGTDTSPFSDAEASTQSAGVAADWNTAYMKAVGEGFERYAAGVYRTDDFETAPVDHEDAVPPERFVRPEDAGSEVDEIEWVRGQNIDSKDAALLPADRVVFPPPEERPGTITTGLGLGNSGVGAVLSGLYETVERDATMLSWYSTFDPLGLQVDDPEFDELERRASAENLDVTALLCTQDVDVPVVAVAVHRDEWPRFALGSAADLDADAAARDALCEALQNWMELRAMGPEQAATEDGAIGKYADFPRDVRGFVDPGTTIPASDVGPDDPPEGTDELDAVLDALADADLDAYAARLTTRDLEDAGFEAVRVLVPEAQPLFVDESYFGERAREVPRELGFQARLDKPFHPFP